Proteins encoded in a region of the Anopheles ziemanni chromosome 2, idAnoZiCoDA_A2_x.2, whole genome shotgun sequence genome:
- the LOC131282066 gene encoding protein lethal(2)essential for life-like, producing the protein MASVPMYFRDWWDDDLFESPRRTSRLFDQQFGTGIFSEDLQKMASSFHSSNLRSSRLGSFRRPWSDFGTPRFSSSLTSAASATVERLQINLDVQQFTPHEITVKTVNNSVVVEGKHDERQDEHGYISRHFVRRYVLPDDHDPKDVVSSLSSDGVLTIVAPKKAQPPPAEVVYERTVPIQRIEERTTETVRKTSESVSSECGAK; encoded by the exons ATGGCGTccgttccgatgtacttccgcGACTGGTGGGATGACGATCTGTTCGAGAGTCCCCGGCGAACTTCTCGACTGTTCGATCAACAGTTTGGCACCGGCATTTT CTCCGAGGATCTGCAGAAGATGGCGTCCAGCTTCCACTCGTCGAACCTGCGCTCGTCCCGCCTCGGCAGCTTCCGCCGGCCGTGGAGTGATTTCGGTACGCCGCGGTTCAGCAGCAGCCTGACCAGCGCCGCCAGCGCCACCGTCGAGCGGCTGCAGATCAACCTGGACGTGCAACAATTCACACCGCATGAGATCACCGTCAAAACGGTCAACaactcggtggtggtggagggcaAGCACGACGAGCGGCAGGACGAGCACGGGTACATTTCGCGACACTTTGTCCGTCGCTACGTTCTGCCGG ACGATCACGATCCCAAGGACGTCGTATCGAGCCTGTCGTCCGACGGTGTCCTTACGATCGTGGCACCGAAGAAGGCACAGCCCCCACCGGCGGAAGTCGTCTACGAGCGGACGGTGCCGATCCAGCGCATCGAGGAGCGAACGACGGAAACGGTGCGCAAGACGTCGGAAAGTGTGTCCAGCGAGTGCGGCGCAAAGTGA
- the LOC131282067 gene encoding protein lethal(2)essential for life-like, whose product MSVVPMLFRDWWEDFDTPLRSSRLLDQHFGTGLRADDLFSSFSPRPAPLASPSLLRGGYYRPWRNTALTRQDSGSTLNLDKDRFQIILDVQQFTPEEITVKTTDRAIVVEGKHEEKQDEHGFVSRHFTRRYMLPNGHDPNDVVSTLSSDGVLTVTAPKKSLPAPNPERSVPIQQTGQPAKDKPEATPSVEQAK is encoded by the exons ATGTCTGTGGTACCGATGCTTTTCCGTGACTGGTGGGAGGATTTCGACACCCCACTGCGTAGTTCGCGCCTGCTGGATCAGCACTTCGGCACTGGTTTGCG TGCCGATGATCTGTTCTCGTCGTTCTCGCCCCGTCCCGCGCCGCTCGCCTCTCCCTCGCTGCTCCGCGGAGGATACTACCGGCCATGGCGTAACACCGCCCTCACCCGCCAGGACTCTGGCTCTACGCTCAACCTCGACAAGGACCGCTTCCAGATCATCCTGGACGTGCAGCAGTTCACGCCGGAGGAGATCACGGTGAAGACGACCGACCGAGCGATCGTGGTGGAGGGCAAGCACGAGGAAAAGCAGGACGAGCACGGTTTCGTCTCGCGCCACTTCACCCGCCGCTACATGCTGCCAA ATGGCCACGACCCGAACGATGTCGTTTCGACGCTTTCCTCCGACGGTGTGCTCACGGTGACCGCCCCGAAGAAGTCCCTGCCGGCACCGAACCCCGAACGAAGCGTTCCCATCCAGCAGACGGGCCAGCCGGCGAAGGATAAACCGGAAGCGACACCGAGCGTCGAGCAGGCAAAGTAA